The following coding sequences lie in one Anguilla rostrata isolate EN2019 chromosome 8, ASM1855537v3, whole genome shotgun sequence genomic window:
- the LOC135261852 gene encoding protein rapunzel-like, whose product MSVGEATVASRLKKQLADKKESVEAFMEMLEKGAELLAETVGEMLPIFSIVAPVVQLALDNVESKEAEFMKAQFQKVRERLEVVSEEIRRVDQEIRKSGADAAYFSVEENLSNQFRKFMDVLNAKPNFREVKKEIFLEHFAKTGGDKNLHTLYGAVTGDNFSGESVLEITLNYHEKSRRAVEEFCARLKNLFCLGLIALVGQAALKGTGEEEDVLKDWGERMRLMEEKMKAAVEVCKAGFAEQAKLDVGKRLKEWSAETPVDLASNVAKFLNRKYDWVSWLVRAYTPTRGCFGGLARGGKDEAVCGGNHFTFEGSVRVVVSYSPNPVGLDEGGLRRLIEGQGRRTRDLEKLASRIHAGLPHCLVHVVHRRWEVAVDSSSFPGDCQYCQQYRNARIYIHAE is encoded by the coding sequence ATGTCGGTCGGCGAGGCGACAGTGGCCTCCAGGCTGAAAAAGCAGCTGGCCGACAAGAAGGAATCGGTGGAAGCCTTCATGGAGATGCTggagaaaggggcggagcttctGGCGGAGACGGTGGGCGAGATGCTGCCCATCTTCTCCATTGTGGCCCCTGTGGTGCAGCTGGCCCTGGACAACGTGGAGAGCAAGGAGGCGGAGTTCATGAAGGCGCAGTTCCAGAAGGTGCGAGAGCGGCTGGAGGTCGTCTCCGAGGAGATCCGCCGCGTCGACCAGGAGATCAGGAAGAGCGGGGCGGACGCAGCCTACTTCTCGGTGGAGGAGAACCTGAGCAATCAGTTCCGCAAGTTCATGGACGTCCTAAACGCCAAGCCCAATTTCCGGGAGGTCAAGAAGGAGATCTTTCTGGAGCACTTTGCAAAGACCGGGGGCGACAAGAACCTGCACACCCTGTACGGCGCTGTGACAGGGGACAACTTCTCTGGGGAGTCGGTGCTGGAGATCACCCTCAACTACCACGAAAAGAGTCGCCGGGCCGTGGAGGAATTCTGCGCCCGTCTGAAGAACCTCTTCTGCCTGGGGCTCATCGCCCTGGTGGGCCAGGCGGCTCTGAAGGGGACCGGTGAGGAAGAGGACGTCCTGAAGGACTGGGGGGAGAGGATGAGGCTCATGGAGGAGAAGATGAAGGCGGCGGTCGAGGTCTGCAAGGCCGGCTTCGCCGAGCAGGCCAAGCTGGACGTGGGGAAGCGGCTGAAGGAGTGGAGCGCCGAAACCCCGGTTGACCTCGCCAGCAACGTCGCAAAGTTCCTGAACCGAAAGTATGACTGGGTGTCCTGGTTGGTCAGGGCCTACACCCCCACGAGGGGCTGCTTCGGCGGCCTGGCGCGTGGGGGCAAGGACGAGGCCGTGTGCGGGGGAAACCACTTCACCTTCGAGGGCTCGGTTCGGGTGGTGGTGTCCTACAGCCCGAATCCCGTCGGCTTGGACGAGGGCGGCCTTCGCAGGCTGATCGAGGGCCAGGGGCGGAGGACGCGGGACCTGGAGAAACTGGCGAGCAGGATTCACGCCGGCCTGCCGCATTGCCTTGTGCACGTGGTCCACCGCCGGTGGGAGGTGGCTGTCGATTCCAGCAGCTTCCCCGGTGACTGTCAGTATTGCCAGCAGTACAGGAACGCCCGTATCTACATACACGCAGAGTGA
- the si:dkey-266f7.9 gene encoding 1-phosphatidylinositol phosphodiesterase isoform X2 — protein sequence MAFFPAPPSLSSLIPWLARSLTGSGRWQLHPLQSDSVTFGSVEDSGMGRSRRSVAAAQRTLAEMVVFLGVLAVTCKGKIQRPDYDDTSAPEFLNPSWMASVPDSRSLSEVTLPGTHNTMALYGGALTECQSWPLDLQLRAGVRFLDVRVRHVKGNLTIHHGVVYQRAHFGEVLEGVARFLLEWPSETVLMRLKEEFSETNDIYAAVVGYVHRHAHWDLLWHSRLTPTMGQARGKLVILQDFSGPDLGMRYGSLDIADDWKVPTLLHVSEKWQSVREHLAAAAAGNKARVFLTFASGAGIFAYPNAVAQRINARLHKHLSDMVGLPERLGIVTMDFPAAPLLKMIIDFN from the exons ATGGCCTTTTTCCCcgcacctccctctctctcttcactcatTCCctggctcgctcgctcgctcacaggATCCGGCCGCTGGCAGCTCCACCCTTTGCAGTCAG ATTCGGTCACTTTTGGAAGCGTTGAAGATTCCGGAatggggaggagcaggagaagtgTGGCCGCTGCTCAGAGGACACTGGCGGAGATGGTGGTCTTTCTAGG GGTCTTGGCCGTGACCTGCAAGGGAAAGATCCAGAGGCCTGACTACGACGACACCAGCGCCCCCGAATTCCTCAACCCGTCCTGGATGGCGTCAGTCCCAGACAGCCGGTCCCTGTCGGAGGTGACCCTCCCGGGCACCCACAACACCATGGCCCTCTACGGCGGCGCCCTGACCGAGTGCCAGTCCTGGCCGCTGGACCTGCAGCTGCGGGCCGGCGTGCGCTTCCTGGACGTGAGGGTGCGCCACGTCAAGGGCAACCTCACCATCCACCACGGGGTGGTGTACCAGCGGGCGCACTTCGGCGAGGTGCTGGAGGGCGTGGCCCGCTTCCTGCTGGAGTGGCCCTCCGAGACGGTGCTGATGCGTCTGAAGGAGGAGTTCAGCGAGACCAACGACATCTACGCGGCGGTGGTGGGCTACGTCCACCGGCACGCGCACTGGGACCTGCTGTGGCACAGCCGGCTCACCCCCACCATGGGTCAGGCCAGGGGGAAGCTGGTCATCCTGCAGGACTTCTCCGGCCCCGACCTGGGGATGCGCTACGGATCCCTGGACATCGCGGACGACTGGAAG GTCCCGACCCTCCTACATGTTTCGGAGAAGTGGCAGAGCGTCCGTGAGCAcctggcggcggcggccgcgggGAACAAGGCCCGCGTCTTCCTGACCTTCGCCAGCGGGGCGGGAATCTTCGCCTACCCGAACGCCGTGGCGCAGCGGATCAACGCCCGACTGCACAAGCACCTGTCCGACATGGTGGGGCTCCCCGAGCGCCTGGGCATCGTCACTATGGACTTCCCCGCCGCGCCCCTCCTCAAAATGATCATCGACTTCAACTGA
- the si:dkey-266f7.9 gene encoding 1-phosphatidylinositol phosphodiesterase isoform X3, translating to MGRSRRSVAAAQRTLAEMVVFLGVLAVTCKGKIQRPDYDDTSAPEFLNPSWMASVPDSRSLSEVTLPGTHNTMALYGGALTECQSWPLDLQLRAGVRFLDVRVRHVKGNLTIHHGVVYQRAHFGEVLEGVARFLLEWPSETVLMRLKEEFSETNDIYAAVVGYVHRHAHWDLLWHSRLTPTMGQARGKLVILQDFSGPDLGMRYGSLDIADDWKVPTLLHVSEKWQSVREHLAAAAAGNKARVFLTFASGAGIFAYPNAVAQRINARLHKHLSDMVGLPERLGIVTMDFPAAPLLKMIIDFN from the exons atggggaggagcaggagaagtgTGGCCGCTGCTCAGAGGACACTGGCGGAGATGGTGGTCTTTCTAGG GGTCTTGGCCGTGACCTGCAAGGGAAAGATCCAGAGGCCTGACTACGACGACACCAGCGCCCCCGAATTCCTCAACCCGTCCTGGATGGCGTCAGTCCCAGACAGCCGGTCCCTGTCGGAGGTGACCCTCCCGGGCACCCACAACACCATGGCCCTCTACGGCGGCGCCCTGACCGAGTGCCAGTCCTGGCCGCTGGACCTGCAGCTGCGGGCCGGCGTGCGCTTCCTGGACGTGAGGGTGCGCCACGTCAAGGGCAACCTCACCATCCACCACGGGGTGGTGTACCAGCGGGCGCACTTCGGCGAGGTGCTGGAGGGCGTGGCCCGCTTCCTGCTGGAGTGGCCCTCCGAGACGGTGCTGATGCGTCTGAAGGAGGAGTTCAGCGAGACCAACGACATCTACGCGGCGGTGGTGGGCTACGTCCACCGGCACGCGCACTGGGACCTGCTGTGGCACAGCCGGCTCACCCCCACCATGGGTCAGGCCAGGGGGAAGCTGGTCATCCTGCAGGACTTCTCCGGCCCCGACCTGGGGATGCGCTACGGATCCCTGGACATCGCGGACGACTGGAAG GTCCCGACCCTCCTACATGTTTCGGAGAAGTGGCAGAGCGTCCGTGAGCAcctggcggcggcggccgcgggGAACAAGGCCCGCGTCTTCCTGACCTTCGCCAGCGGGGCGGGAATCTTCGCCTACCCGAACGCCGTGGCGCAGCGGATCAACGCCCGACTGCACAAGCACCTGTCCGACATGGTGGGGCTCCCCGAGCGCCTGGGCATCGTCACTATGGACTTCCCCGCCGCGCCCCTCCTCAAAATGATCATCGACTTCAACTGA
- the si:dkey-266f7.9 gene encoding 1-phosphatidylinositol phosphodiesterase isoform X1, giving the protein MRVREMGHQYNGLSENFHYFRSNYIMEAKHKTVIHKRDCATNCCAKSPPQYSFTYLKDDVLHLEANIDAKQHCIFNDLLDSVTFGSVEDSGMGRSRRSVAAAQRTLAEMVVFLGVLAVTCKGKIQRPDYDDTSAPEFLNPSWMASVPDSRSLSEVTLPGTHNTMALYGGALTECQSWPLDLQLRAGVRFLDVRVRHVKGNLTIHHGVVYQRAHFGEVLEGVARFLLEWPSETVLMRLKEEFSETNDIYAAVVGYVHRHAHWDLLWHSRLTPTMGQARGKLVILQDFSGPDLGMRYGSLDIADDWKVPTLLHVSEKWQSVREHLAAAAAGNKARVFLTFASGAGIFAYPNAVAQRINARLHKHLSDMVGLPERLGIVTMDFPAAPLLKMIIDFN; this is encoded by the exons ATGCGCGTCCGTGAAATGGGACACCAATACAATGGTTTATCAGAAAACTTTCATTACTTCAGAAGTAATTACATTATGGAGGCGAAACACAAGACGGTGATTCATAAACGCGATTGCGCTACGAACTGCTGTGCCAAGAGTCCACCGCAGTACAGCTTTACATATTTAAAGGATGATGTTTTGCATCTAG aGGCAAATATAGACGCAAAACAACACTGCATATTCAATGATCTGCTAG ATTCGGTCACTTTTGGAAGCGTTGAAGATTCCGGAatggggaggagcaggagaagtgTGGCCGCTGCTCAGAGGACACTGGCGGAGATGGTGGTCTTTCTAGG GGTCTTGGCCGTGACCTGCAAGGGAAAGATCCAGAGGCCTGACTACGACGACACCAGCGCCCCCGAATTCCTCAACCCGTCCTGGATGGCGTCAGTCCCAGACAGCCGGTCCCTGTCGGAGGTGACCCTCCCGGGCACCCACAACACCATGGCCCTCTACGGCGGCGCCCTGACCGAGTGCCAGTCCTGGCCGCTGGACCTGCAGCTGCGGGCCGGCGTGCGCTTCCTGGACGTGAGGGTGCGCCACGTCAAGGGCAACCTCACCATCCACCACGGGGTGGTGTACCAGCGGGCGCACTTCGGCGAGGTGCTGGAGGGCGTGGCCCGCTTCCTGCTGGAGTGGCCCTCCGAGACGGTGCTGATGCGTCTGAAGGAGGAGTTCAGCGAGACCAACGACATCTACGCGGCGGTGGTGGGCTACGTCCACCGGCACGCGCACTGGGACCTGCTGTGGCACAGCCGGCTCACCCCCACCATGGGTCAGGCCAGGGGGAAGCTGGTCATCCTGCAGGACTTCTCCGGCCCCGACCTGGGGATGCGCTACGGATCCCTGGACATCGCGGACGACTGGAAG GTCCCGACCCTCCTACATGTTTCGGAGAAGTGGCAGAGCGTCCGTGAGCAcctggcggcggcggccgcgggGAACAAGGCCCGCGTCTTCCTGACCTTCGCCAGCGGGGCGGGAATCTTCGCCTACCCGAACGCCGTGGCGCAGCGGATCAACGCCCGACTGCACAAGCACCTGTCCGACATGGTGGGGCTCCCCGAGCGCCTGGGCATCGTCACTATGGACTTCCCCGCCGCGCCCCTCCTCAAAATGATCATCGACTTCAACTGA
- the LOC135261855 gene encoding protein rapunzel-like codes for MADAEKIKKTTVKVLGYVEKVSSFASSIDPLFGIVSALVVVARKGLEAGGEKAHELDGDFRQVHGKLESISERNRQVLRQIRIDEVNETFGKYEEYIKHQYTALGTMVDLIKKDPEGTSRHMAEFERVYERDKSDLSLDVYYRGVMGTGSLFGRPLLRVYLEHCQGSRAVMERRCSHLAHLFYIGLMALMAYTAVTEDDEDEVREKWEQRVLDIQAKMEEALSQCNSDGASE; via the coding sequence ATGGCTGATGCGGAGAAGATCAAGAAGACGACGGTGAAGGTCCTTGGCTACGTGGAGAAGGTCTCCTCCTTCGCCTCGTCCATCGACCCGCTGTTCGGCATCGTCAGCGCCCTGGTGGTCGTGGCCCGCAAGGGCCTGGAGGCGGGTGGTGAGAAGGCCCATGAGCTGGACGGGGACTTCCGGCAGGTCCACGGCAAGCTGGAGAGCATCTCTGAGCGGAACCGGCAGGTGCTGCGGCAGATCCGGATCGACGAGGTCAACGAGACCTTCGGCAAGTACGAGGAGTACATCAAGCACCAGTACACCGCCCTCGGCACCATGGTGGACCTGATTAAGAAGGACCCCGAGGGCACCAGCCGCCACATGGCCGAATTTGAGCGGGTCTACGAGCGGGACAAGTCCGACCTGAGCCTGGACGTCTACTACCGGGGCGTGATGGGAACAGGCTCCCTTTTCGGGCGACCCCTGCTGAGGGTCTACCTGGAGCACTGCCAGGGCAGCCGGGCGGTGATGGAGCGCCGCTGCTCGCACCTGGCTCACCTGTTCTACATCGGCCTGATGGCGCTCATGGCCTACACCGCCGTCACCGAGGACGACGAGGACGAGGTCCGCGAGAAGTGGGAGCAGCGGGTGCTGGACATCCAGGCCAAGATGGAGGAGGCCCTGAGCCAGTGTAACAGCGACGGGGCATCTGAGTAG